The Liolophura sinensis isolate JHLJ2023 chromosome 8, CUHK_Ljap_v2, whole genome shotgun sequence sequence TAGCTGCATATGGCCTGGAGTAGTAAAACATTGTGTTGGAGGCCGCAAAATTAAAAGAACACGTGATGAATTCGACCAATCGATAGACCAACTCACACGTAGCCTTTTTAACACGTAACGTCTGGTGATTCAACTTGGGGTTCATTTTAGTACAGATGAAAACACAATCACAAATTCTGATAATGCTATGCCCCATATTTAATTTGCATTTGCAAGAAAACACAGAATCTTGTTAATTTTAAGGACAGTGTGCATAAAGTTTCCGATGATCACGCTACCGCTTCAAGTCATTAGGTTTTCCATGTATCTGTCCAAGTGCGGTAATATGTAAGAAGCcactcaccagtgcggtcgttgtgagttcatgtcatgctggcttcttcaccggtcgtatgtgggaaggtctgccagcaacctacgaatggtcttgggttttcccaaAGCTCGGCTTCCTCGCACCATAAATCTAATTGCcctcatataaatgaaatattcctaagtacaTGGAGTATAACATCAGTAAAATGATATATAAAAAAGCTATACTAAAATCAATACTCATGGCACAAGTTTCATATCCAACGGTGGTTGGATTTGTTCTAATCCTTCGCGTTTTGTAAATGTTCTCAAAATCTACAGACGTGCCAAGACTTTCAAAGAAcagcttttgtttttctgcagaggaagaagaagaagatCCAATACAAGGGAACACATTTCCATAGAATTGTTCCAGATTTTGTCATCCAAGGAGGAGACACTACCCACGGGGATGGACAAGGAGGTAGGTGGTAAATGATGAACGGGGTTGGGGAATGGTGCAGTGGGCATGGAGAGTTGAAGTAGTGCATCATGAGGAGATTGGTAGGGTACACGAGAAGATATAAGCTATGTTTTGTATTATCATTTGGATATTATTTGCAGCCAGGAAACACAGTTTGAGGTGCGGATTTCGACCTTGGACAGTGAATTTGTATTCCCGTGTTTTTATTgttcgtggggccttggtgacaacaagcgaTCGATGGCGACTTTTTGGCCTTTTGTGCAGTCTTTAAAGTCCGCTTGTCGCCCACTAGCGTGGCTTGTATATCTGTATGGCACACGTAGGAAAGATCATCAATACGCTGCCAAAcatcagtggtttattccccatTCGCAAACGTTCTTCGCAAGAATAATATCAATATCAAACCACTTTACTACCATGTGTGAAAATACGATACATTTACTTCTTGCATTGTCTGACAGGTGAGGCTATATTCTGTCCTCAGTTTGTGGATGAAAACTTTCACCTGAGCCACAAGGCTGCAGGTTACGTGTCCATGGCTAACCACGGCCCTGACACCAACGGCTCGCAGTTTTTCATCATACTGAGTAAGGCAAGGTGGTTGGATAAAAAACACGTGGTGTTTGGGAAAGTCGTGAATGGCATGGTAAGTTGTATGTCACAATAAAAACTAGAACTCAATTGATCTCCGAGAACACAAATCTCAGCTACAGCCGAATATATCAATTCCACTATACCGTCAAAGGGACAGTACTCGGTATGGTatctcaaaatgatgaaaaaaggtttaaaaaaattctggatTCTGAGCCAATTCAATTTTCACCAAACTTGTGTACAAAGAGATAAAGCACTTGGCAGAAGGGAAGCATCGTTTAAGAGATTCTTTGACGGGATTCAGATTCTGATCTGTACCATAACTCAATGGATCGGTGTTGGTGTTAAAGGCCCAGctgtgaacaatattttatcaaaatccgtgaaatataattttcacaaaGGTATGTGGCAATGGTGAAGAATCGTTTAAATGTCTGAAAAATGATACACAGGCACGAGATTCGCTCAGaatttaactttttgttttatctgattggtgttttacggtgtactaaaaatatttcattatggttggaggaaaccggacagaaggAAACCCTGGGGGCGGGGACCCaggaccatccgtaggttgctgggtTTAAGCAAGCAGCTGTATGGAGACTGACTGAAAGGTTTAACTGGAAACTTTTCAAATGCACCCATCAGGTTGCACGTGCACGTCAACACGCCTGATGCTTTCCACTATTTGGTGTATCCTGTAGATTAGCATTGCACAGTATGAACAACCTAACagtattctttatttattcccATTTATACAATAGTATTTTCCAGAAATATAAAAACCGTCATGAATATCTGTTACTTTTTGAATAGTATACATCACACGACCTTCGATTATACACCACCCATTgggaaatatgaaaaaaaaaaccaatgggCATCATCTCTGTGATTATATTGAAAATAAGCTTGTTCATGCTCATTGATGTCGCCCATGGTATGAGCTTGACAGGTAAGGGTATGCAATGGACGCGAAGAGGTTGCAGTATTCTGGTATTGTCGCAATATTCTGTTGTTACTGAGGATTTTGTTTGTGGATAGTAACTCTGTCACATGTAAACAGGATAAATCAATATCAAGCAATAACAATTAATTTCGATGAATTATTTGATTTCCTTTGATCAATTTAAATACAGTCTGAAACAATGCTTTGAATACATTTCAGGACGTTATTCGAACCATAGGAACTGTTGAGACGGATGAGTTTTCGCAGCCAAAGAAACGGGTAAAGATCATAGACTGTGGCGCCGATGAGGTGAAGAAATACACACTGACCGAGGGGCAGACATTATCCGACCAGGATATAGAACGCTAAACTTCACAAGACGTTAGAAGTTCAAACCTTACGCAGACCGAATAAAACTTTAGCTGATTTCCACCAtgatatgtaataaaaaaagtCCTGTGAAAATATAGCTTTTTATATAAGAAAAAGACTTGTGTTACATATCGGGCGAGAGTAAACATTTGctagataaataaaattgcaATGATCATTGATGGACTTTCATATTGTTAGTAGCAAAGCGATGGCCTGCGAAGGAATGAAATGTAAGTAAAGAACAGCATTCAGTTGGCCGCTGCTATAAAAGAACGCCACAGATTGTGTACAAAGGATAAtccaacaaaataattttaaacagTAATTTTTCATGTCCATGTTTAATTCATTGCCCTCAATCTCCCGCAGAGTTGTCATTGTGTTGACTACGCGATTAATACTATAGTACATTAGCGGAGTAGCCTAACATATCTTTCTGTATAATAACATCTTGCAGCTACTTAAATAAAGTATTTGCATTGCGTTATGATGTTCATGTGGAAGTTTCGTTATTTCGTAAATAGCCACATGATGGAATGATGGTAGGTTTTGATGTAAGTGGTCTCACCATCATTTAGGTTAGAGTcgattttgatatttatatgattggttttttacattttgttaaagGTCTATAGTATGTCTTTCATACTGTGGCTGCAAAATGTATTGGCGGAGCAAACCCGCGTGCTTTTGTGTTAtccaggtacctgacatacTTGTTGACATTCACATCCAAATTATACCGGGATCTTAGATTCAAACACGTGTCTACATTTAATGAATGGGTAGTCCTATTTTCAGAATAACAAATTAAGTAAAACAACCAGGCCCGTAACATTGTTAACTATCTTTACCGATAGACTCTGCATATGATATGTACATATCTTGTACATTTGCTATAGATTCTTTATGTTGTATGACGATTTCATTATAGTTAAAGCTTGATATATCTGATACAATGCCTAAATTTATAATAAGGTAAAAGGAACAAAAATTTATATCTGAGGACATGAGGGTATCGGCTGAAAAGTGTATtatagctaatactggtattaggtcatattatatatttacgattttaacaAACTCCAGCAATCAATGCAATAGTGTAGAAATCAAATGggacagcagcagatttagttcatatttaatatactttttattCAAGTATTTTTGGAGTAAGTACAAacctgaagacttggcttaaagttaaatccgGTATTAAGTCCTaggacagttttgaacaactggtccCTGGTTTTCAAAGCAAACATATCTTTTCAAAACCATGGACAGTGAATGCGATCACGTGAACTGCCTGAAAACAGACATCCGCATACCAATCGTCAATCAATATAAACGTTCCAGATCAGTAGTCGCTAGGCCAATTCCTAAAAAGAACCATGAGGCAAACTTGAACAAGCAAGTTTCGAGCTTGTAGCCACATTAAAGATAAATTATTTTATGCCTATAAAGAGATACAAACCACAACTCTTCATTGGTACATTTAGTTGCGTATCAATGTGATGACAAACAACATTTTGAGCAAAATGCGAGAAATTCTGGAAACCACGTCTGTACTGTCTTACAACCGAATTCTGCGAGAGAATAGCAGAATTTAAGAATCTTAAACTTTGAGAATTTTAAGAATATCCTTGTAACATTGGGTCTAGGTCTTACAACGGGTAATACTGGCTGATTAATGTGACAAattctcatgctggcttcctctccggccgtaagtgggaaggtctgtcagcaacctgcgaaggATCGTCGGCTTCCCCCGAACTCTgcctggattcctcccaccataatgctgtccgccgttgtataagtgaaatattcttgagtacggcgtaaaataccaatcaaataaataaaaaaatcaaataatgtgACATATTAAATACTGGACGTTCCAGTGCTAGTCTACGGTGAGAAAGTGATAATGTTTGTCAGCTGTTATCgccatggcgttccagtgaggttGCACTACAAATATCTCGCCTGCTATTCGAAAACGTGACGACGTGAAATCTCAGTCAGTGACTCAAAATCTTTTGAGATTTTCGTGATGTCTATAGATTAGTCACAACAAAGTAAAGTTTATATCTTCCACATAAATTcacctgaccgccgtcgtaaagGTCGTAACGATAACTAAATAGACATACAGGTAATGTGTCTTATAAGTTATGGCTTCAGAAAAATATATCCACATACAGATGGCTGGTTATAAAATCGATGTGTTTTATTTCGCAAATCAGACATTCAtccatgcatacacacatacatacaaccaaTCAAGTGTAAATAAGCGTAAGCGGAACAGAGAAATAAGTCATTCTTCATACAGAAGAGTACATGCTCATAATCTGGTCCTTACTTTAAGTATCAAATGCCGCAGTAAAGAAAATCActacacacaaataaacatacaaatttatACACATGATTCACTTCTACTCCTTCTAatttgaatacatacatatctttTTTTTGTAGCAACAACATCTGCAATGATCATGCAAATGAAGCTTAATCTACAGTATGGTCTATAAACTCTATCCATTTTCAACCAATTCTACCAATATAAATATGCCAATATAATTTTGGCATCATCAGAACATCCGTAAGATGGCATCAAAAGAGATATATTTCACCCCTCATACATTTGTAGTGAGTGACACGTGACTGTTTCGCTCAGTCAAAGCAAACTGTGTCTGTTGTAGGAGAGACAACAACGTCTCCTCCATACAACCCGTTGTTTTTATACTGTCTTTGTTCAAGTTTATTCTCTGTCAATATCCTCGTCGGACTTTGTTTCGTCCTCGGTCAGAGTGTACTTCTTAACGTCCTCACAGCCACAGTCAATGACCTTGACCCTGGTTTTTGGTTTTGCGAAGTTATCTGTCTTGACATCTCCAATGGCACGGACGGTATCCTGTAAACCCAAATTTCCAATTATctcaaatttttatttccagTTATCTCATAAAAACAGAAATCTGTCATTGTGTCTATGAATTTGTCCCAATCCTCGGTTTAAAAAGAGTCATGTATCGTTTTTATTTCCCTGCAAGTATTTAAAGATTTGTAGCTTAGAAAGTGTAACCAGCGTAATGCGGATTCAAACTGTGTTATTGGAGTATGCGAACAACATCCGGC is a genomic window containing:
- the LOC135473477 gene encoding uncharacterized protein LOC135473477 — encoded protein: MKLMIFVFLGCLLSVVNCENYTVTDEVWFDIEIRDFDGAGDDYRGRFVIGLFGDTVPMTALNFASIANGYERKKKKIQYKGTHFHRIVPDFVIQGGDTTHGDGQGGEAIFCPQFVDENFHLSHKAAGYVSMANHGPDTNGSQFFIILSKARWLDKKHVVFGKVVNGMDVIRTIGTVETDEFSQPKKRVKIIDCGADEVKKYTLTEGQTLSDQDIER